The following proteins are encoded in a genomic region of Reichenbachiella sp.:
- a CDS encoding DUF6377 domain-containing protein translates to MRKVVTVILCFVCFTQIYGSDNLDSLYQLLESKMANRAEYEAAKLSRINNLKTILASEEISISERHHVINRLISEYSIFSFDSTLHYIDVNLSDQSILDNPEAFNETILIQATLFVKSGAYKESIDIISQVNERALDKTGKIRYYNVYRKIYEDLSFYTSLEKNRTTYDALYRAYSDSLTDILSKDSPEFLAIQEKEFRDSRQLGLCEDINRRRFENLEMGTSQYAMVAFERSLIYELKGQVENQIKYLILSACSDIQASIKDHASLTKLSLLLYENGQIEKAYKYIQFSSQDAEYFNSRLRFVEISNILPLITNAYQNIINEQNHDLKRYLLVISILFIVLAFLLYSTFRQVKKVRSTRNALHMANDSLKVLNEELSNSNQNLTSLNAKLVESDKVKEQYIANFLNICSEFIDKLENYQRMVKRLVSTRKFDKLMARASSQEFIDAEVEEFYKTFDTTFLHIYPDFVDRVNDLLEEDQKIILKKGEELNTELRIFALIRLGIDDSSQISKLLRYSVNTIYNYRAKVKNKAVSPREEFENRIMKIDAFTG, encoded by the coding sequence TTGAGAAAAGTAGTAACTGTCATTTTATGCTTTGTTTGCTTTACGCAAATATATGGATCGGATAATTTGGATTCGTTGTATCAGCTACTCGAGTCTAAAATGGCCAATCGAGCAGAATACGAAGCTGCGAAGCTATCCAGAATTAATAATCTCAAAACCATTTTGGCCTCCGAAGAAATCAGCATTTCCGAAAGGCATCACGTCATCAATCGGCTGATCTCCGAATATTCTATATTTAGTTTTGACTCTACTTTGCACTACATCGATGTGAACTTGAGCGACCAGAGTATATTAGATAACCCCGAGGCCTTCAACGAAACTATATTGATCCAGGCCACCCTCTTCGTGAAGTCTGGGGCGTACAAGGAGAGTATAGACATCATCAGCCAGGTGAACGAAAGGGCGCTGGACAAAACCGGCAAAATTCGCTACTACAATGTGTATCGTAAAATCTACGAGGATTTGTCATTTTATACTTCGCTGGAGAAGAACCGAACGACATACGATGCGCTTTATAGAGCCTATTCGGATTCGTTGACAGATATTCTAAGCAAAGACTCTCCGGAGTTTTTGGCGATTCAAGAGAAGGAGTTTCGCGACTCTCGTCAATTGGGTTTGTGTGAGGACATCAATCGTAGAAGGTTTGAAAATCTTGAAATGGGCACCTCACAATATGCTATGGTGGCGTTCGAGCGGTCGTTGATTTATGAGCTGAAAGGCCAGGTGGAAAATCAGATCAAATATCTCATTCTTTCGGCGTGTTCAGACATACAGGCCTCGATCAAAGATCACGCCTCGCTCACGAAGCTCTCTTTGCTCCTATATGAAAACGGTCAAATTGAAAAAGCCTATAAGTACATTCAATTTTCTTCACAAGATGCCGAGTATTTCAATTCGCGCCTGCGATTTGTTGAGATCTCTAATATTTTACCTCTGATCACCAATGCCTATCAAAATATCATCAATGAGCAAAACCATGATTTGAAGCGCTATTTGCTTGTGATCAGTATTTTATTCATTGTACTTGCTTTCTTATTGTACAGTACTTTTCGTCAGGTGAAGAAGGTTCGCTCTACGCGAAATGCCTTGCATATGGCCAATGATTCTTTGAAAGTGCTGAATGAGGAGTTGAGCAACTCTAATCAAAACCTAACAAGCCTTAATGCTAAATTGGTAGAATCGGATAAGGTCAAAGAACAGTACATTGCCAATTTCCTTAATATCTGCTCTGAGTTTATTGATAAACTGGAAAATTACCAGCGCATGGTGAAAAGGTTGGTGTCTACCAGAAAGTTTGATAAACTGATGGCTCGGGCCAGTTCTCAAGAATTTATTGACGCGGAGGTTGAGGAATTTTACAAGACCTTCGATACTACTTTTCTCCATATCTATCCAGATTTCGTCGACCGGGTGAACGATCTGTTAGAAGAAGATCAAAAAATCATATTGAAAAAAGGAGAAGAGCTCAATACCGAATTGAGAATATTCGCCTTGATCCGTCTGGGCATTGATGACAGTTCTCAAATTTCGAAGCTACTTCGCTACTCAGTAAATACCATCTATAATTATAGAGCCAAAGTCAAAAATAAAGCTGTCAGCCCGAGAGAAGAATTCGAAAATCGAATTATGAAAATCGACGCCTTCACAGGCTGA
- the frr gene encoding ribosome recycling factor: MEEIEMFLAEAKELMDKSVSHCNHELGKIRAGKAMPNMLDGLMVEYYGAMTPINQVAVVSTPDARTLSVKPFEKSIIADVEKAIINSDLGLNPQNDGEQIRINIPPLTEERRLNLMKQVRAEAENGKISIRNVRKDTNDSLKALVKEGVSEDAVKGAEGDVQKLTDSHVAKIDELVVAKEKDIMTI; the protein is encoded by the coding sequence ATGGAAGAAATAGAAATGTTTTTGGCTGAAGCCAAAGAATTAATGGATAAATCTGTTAGTCACTGTAATCATGAACTTGGAAAAATAAGAGCTGGAAAAGCCATGCCCAATATGTTGGATGGTTTGATGGTTGAGTACTATGGTGCCATGACTCCAATCAACCAGGTGGCAGTAGTGAGTACGCCAGATGCAAGGACATTGTCAGTTAAGCCATTCGAGAAAAGCATTATTGCTGACGTAGAAAAGGCAATTATCAACAGTGACCTTGGTCTTAATCCTCAAAATGATGGTGAACAGATCAGAATAAATATCCCTCCTCTGACGGAAGAAAGAAGGTTGAATTTGATGAAACAAGTGAGGGCTGAGGCCGAAAATGGGAAAATCAGTATTCGAAATGTGAGAAAAGATACTAACGATTCATTGAAGGCTTTGGTAAAGGAAGGTGTATCAGAAGATGCCGTGAAAGGAGCCGAAGGTGACGTTCAGAAATTGACGGACAGTCATGTAGCTAAAATTGATGAGCTCGTAGTAGCTAAGGAAAAAGATATTATGACGATTTAA
- a CDS encoding zf-HC2 domain-containing protein: MKFRTGMAKCTEYVDLVQLVLDGEASRSQEVYLKRHLKMCLKCLEHYKLDQEIRKLVQLKLASKEVPEGLADTIRTKIAKSA, encoded by the coding sequence ATGAAATTCCGAACAGGAATGGCCAAATGCACTGAGTATGTTGACTTAGTTCAATTGGTTTTAGATGGTGAAGCCAGTCGTTCTCAGGAAGTATATCTCAAAAGGCATCTTAAAATGTGTTTGAAGTGTCTAGAGCATTACAAACTTGATCAAGAAATAAGGAAGCTTGTACAGTTGAAGTTAGCTAGCAAAGAAGTACCTGAAGGACTAGCTGATACCATTAGAACCAAAATCGCAAAATCTGCTTAA
- a CDS encoding sigma-70 family RNA polymerase sigma factor gives MEESPTKNNYSTQAKDKIFNEEFMPNIRAMYNFAHRLTYDEDDAKDLVQDTFMKSYRFINSFHQGTNAKAWLFRIMKNSFINDFRKKSKQPTKVDYQEVEGYYNSEGTQKSVTTDLRVDTVKNLIGDEITNALAALDVDFRTVIILCDLEGFTYEEMAKILDIPIGTVRSRLHRARNLLKEKLQSYAQSMGY, from the coding sequence ATGGAAGAGTCACCGACCAAAAACAACTATTCCACTCAAGCCAAGGATAAAATCTTCAATGAAGAATTTATGCCTAACATCCGTGCTATGTACAACTTTGCCCACCGCCTTACCTATGATGAAGACGATGCCAAAGACCTCGTACAAGACACCTTCATGAAATCATACCGGTTTATTAATTCCTTTCATCAGGGAACTAATGCAAAAGCATGGCTGTTCAGAATCATGAAAAACAGTTTCATCAACGACTTTCGAAAGAAAAGCAAACAACCTACGAAGGTTGATTATCAGGAGGTGGAAGGTTATTACAATTCTGAAGGCACTCAAAAATCAGTTACAACGGATTTGAGAGTAGATACAGTAAAAAACCTCATAGGGGATGAGATAACCAACGCTCTTGCTGCCTTGGATGTAGACTTTAGAACTGTTATTATTCTTTGTGACTTGGAAGGTTTTACCTATGAAGAAATGGCTAAAATATTGGACATTCCAATTGGCACTGTACGGTCCAGACTTCATAGGGCAAGGAATTTGTTGAAAGAAAAATTGCAGTCTTATGCGCAGAGCATGGGATATTAA
- the pyrH gene encoding UMP kinase — translation MKYKRILLKLSGEALMGDKQYGIDATRLEQYVNEIKEVKDLGVEIAIVIGGGNIFRGVQAEESGIDRVQGDYMGMLATVINAMALQSALEKTGLYTRLMSGIKIEEVCEPFIKRRAVRHLEKGRIVIFGAGIGNPYFTTDSTASLRAIEMEADVVLKGTRVDGVYTADPEKDASATKFPSISFQDVYEKGLNVMDMTAFTLCQENNLPIIVFDMNKKGNLKAIIAGEEVGTLIS, via the coding sequence ATGAAGTATAAAAGAATATTGTTGAAGTTAAGTGGCGAAGCCCTAATGGGGGATAAGCAATATGGTATAGATGCTACTAGACTAGAACAATATGTGAACGAAATTAAGGAGGTCAAGGACCTGGGAGTGGAGATCGCAATTGTCATTGGTGGAGGCAATATTTTTAGAGGTGTGCAAGCCGAAGAATCTGGAATTGATAGAGTTCAGGGAGACTACATGGGTATGTTGGCAACCGTGATCAACGCCATGGCCTTACAATCGGCTTTGGAAAAAACTGGGCTTTACACCCGATTGATGTCTGGGATTAAAATCGAAGAAGTATGTGAGCCATTTATCAAAAGGCGTGCTGTTCGTCACCTGGAGAAAGGTAGAATAGTAATTTTTGGTGCCGGTATTGGCAATCCATATTTTACAACGGACTCAACAGCCAGTTTAAGAGCCATTGAAATGGAAGCTGATGTAGTGTTGAAGGGAACCAGAGTCGATGGTGTTTATACTGCCGATCCAGAGAAAGACGCTTCAGCAACTAAATTTCCAAGTATCAGCTTTCAGGATGTTTATGAAAAGGGATTGAATGTGATGGATATGACTGCATTTACACTTTGTCAAGAAAACAACTTGCCAATTATCGTGTTTGACATGAATAAAAAAGGAAATTTGAAAGCTATCATAGCTGGTGAAGAAGTTGGAACTTTGATCTCATAA
- the nadD gene encoding nicotinate (nicotinamide) nucleotide adenylyltransferase: MRVGLFFGSFNPIHMGHMIIAQTMLDSGHIDELWFVISPQNPFKKNKNLLHEFDRLDMVDAAISENSKFRTSDIEFNLPKPSYTAHTLAVLSEKNPDKEFSLIIGGDNLASFHKWKNYQTILEHHELLVYPRPADQKPQIEITDRIHFVEAPLLDISATFIRSNIKNGHSIKYLVPTEVEDFIARKKFYQ, translated from the coding sequence ATGAGAGTCGGATTGTTTTTTGGTTCATTCAACCCCATTCACATGGGACATATGATCATTGCTCAAACCATGCTGGACAGTGGGCATATTGATGAACTTTGGTTCGTGATTAGCCCCCAAAACCCATTCAAAAAGAACAAAAACCTTCTTCATGAATTCGATAGGTTGGACATGGTGGATGCTGCCATATCCGAAAACTCTAAATTTCGAACCTCTGATATAGAATTTAACCTACCCAAGCCTAGCTATACTGCACACACTCTAGCAGTCCTCTCTGAAAAGAATCCAGACAAAGAATTTTCACTAATCATCGGAGGAGACAATCTAGCTTCCTTTCACAAATGGAAGAACTATCAAACCATTTTAGAGCATCATGAATTATTGGTATACCCTAGGCCAGCAGATCAGAAGCCTCAAATTGAGATCACTGATCGTATCCATTTTGTGGAAGCACCCTTATTGGATATATCAGCTACCTTCATTCGTTCGAACATAAAAAATGGGCACTCGATCAAATATCTAGTACCCACTGAAGTTGAAGACTTTATTGCTAGAAAAAAGTTCTATCAATAA
- the gmk gene encoding guanylate kinase has translation MHKGKAIIFSAPSGSGKTTIVKHILSQFPNIEFSISASTRDRRGRTETNGKDYHFLTPDEFKNKIDNNEFVEWEEVYEGNFYGTLKSEIDRIWKKGHHVIFDVDVKGGISLKEYFGDDALSIFVKVLDESVLAERLKDRGTEDEASLSRRLYKAKFEMSFENKFDVTLVNDKLEDSFENAEKMISDFLK, from the coding sequence ATGCATAAAGGCAAAGCCATAATTTTTTCTGCTCCATCGGGGTCAGGGAAAACGACCATAGTAAAACACATCCTTTCTCAATTTCCCAACATTGAATTTTCAATTTCTGCATCGACAAGAGACAGAAGAGGACGAACAGAAACCAATGGTAAAGACTATCATTTTTTAACCCCAGACGAATTCAAGAATAAAATAGACAATAATGAATTTGTAGAATGGGAAGAAGTCTATGAAGGCAATTTTTACGGGACACTTAAATCTGAAATTGATAGAATTTGGAAAAAGGGTCATCATGTCATTTTTGATGTAGATGTAAAAGGAGGAATTAGCCTGAAAGAATACTTTGGTGATGACGCCCTTTCCATTTTCGTAAAAGTCTTGGATGAATCCGTACTAGCCGAACGTCTTAAAGATAGAGGTACAGAAGACGAAGCCAGCTTATCCAGAAGACTTTACAAAGCTAAATTTGAGATGTCATTTGAGAATAAGTTCGACGTAACTCTAGTGAATGACAAACTGGAAGACTCATTTGAGAACGCTGAAAAAATGATCAGCGACTTTTTGAAGTAA